One segment of Mastomys coucha isolate ucsf_1 unplaced genomic scaffold, UCSF_Mcou_1 pScaffold23, whole genome shotgun sequence DNA contains the following:
- the Il10ra gene encoding interleukin-10 receptor subunit alpha: protein MLSRLLPLLVTISSLSLEFSAHGTELPNPSYVGFEARFFQHILRWTPIPNQSESTYYEVALKKYGTSTWKDIHICREAQALSCDLTTFTLDLYHSYGYRARVRAVDSNRYSNWTITKTRFTVDEVILTVGSVTLKVTNGIIYGTIHPPRPTIAPAGDEYEQIFKNHRTYRVFIRKFSGQKNTTETVEQENFALKVPRGMRNFCVKVLPYVKTRNNKAEWSEEQCLHITLEQYFTVTNLSILFISILLFSGVLVCLVFLWYIRRPGKLPAVLVFQKPHNFLLANPLSPETPDAIHTLDLEAFPKVSPELRDSDLHGSTDSGFGSGKPSLQTEESQFPLPGSHPQIQGTPELRDTCGNNTDSGICLQEPSSHSSMGPSWKQQLGYTHQDQDDSDVNLVQDSPRQPEYRQDVSALGHACLLEPKVPEEKDQVVVTFQGYQKQTRWKEEAADPAERLDEEIPLTDAFDPELGVHLEDDLAWPPPALATGYLKQESQGMASAPPGTPSKQWNHLAEGWSLLGVVSCEDLSLESWSLSHKLAPLDCGATPGDLLDSLGSNLVTLPLISSLHVEE, encoded by the exons GGACAGAACTGCCGAACCCTTCCTATGTGGGGTTTGAAGCCAGATTTTTCCAGCACATCCTCCGCTGGACGCCTATCCCAAACCAGTCTGAGAGCACCTACTACGAAGTGGCCCTCAAAAA GTACGGAACCTCGACCTGGAAAGATATCCACATCTGTAGAGAGGCTCAGGCGTTGTCCTGCGATCTCACAACATTCACCCTGGATCTGTACCATAGCTATGGCTACAGGGCCAGAGTCCGGGCAGTGGACAGCAATCGGTACTCCAACTGGACCATCACTAAGACTCGCTTCACTGTGGACGAAG TGATTCTGACGGTGGGTAGCGTGACTCTGAAAGTAACCAACGGCATCATCTACGGGACAATCCATCCCCCCAGACCCACGATAGCCCCTGCAGGGGACGAGTACGAACAGATCTTCAAGAATCACCGCACTTACAGAGTTTTCATCCGGAAGTTCTCGGGACAAAAG AATACAACTGAGACAGTGGAACAGGAAAACTTTGCCCTCAAAGTCCCCAGAGGGATGAGAAATTTTTGTGTCAAGGTGCTGCCCTACGTGAAAACTCGAAATAACAAGGCAGAGTGGTCGGAGGAGCAGTGTTTACATATCACGCTGGAGCAGT ATTTCACAGTGACCAACCTCAGCATCTTATTCATATCTATCCTGCTATTCAGTGGAGTCCTGGTCTGCCTGGTTTTCCTGTGGTACATCCGGCGCCCTGGGAAATTGCCTGCAGTCCTG gtCTTCCAGAAGCCCCACAACTTCCTCCTGGCCAACCCTCTCTCCCCAGAAACTCCTGATGCCATTCATACCCTGGACCTGGAGGCCTTCCCGAAGGTGTCACCAGAGCTCAGAGACTCAGACCTGCATGGCAGCACTGACAGTGGCTTTGGCAGTGGTAAACCATCACTTCAGACTGAAGAGTCGCAGTTCCCCCTCCCTGGCTCCCACCCCCAGATACAGGGGACTCCAGAGCTACGGGACACCTGTGGTAACAACACGGACAGTGGGATTTGCTTGCAGGAACCCAGTTCACACTCCAGCATGGGGCCCTCCTGGAAGCAGCAGCTTGGATATACACATCAGGACCAGGATGACAGTGATGTTAACCTAGTCCAGGACTCTCCGAGGCAGCCTGAATACAGACAGGATGTCTCTGCCTTGGGCCATGCCTGTCTCCTAGAGCCTAAAGTCCCTGAGGAGAAAGACCAAGTTGTGGTGACATTCCAGGGCTACCAGAAACAGACCAGATGGAAAGAAGAGGCAGCAGACCCAGCAGAACGCTTGGATGAAGAGATTCCCTTGACAGATGCCTTTGATCCTGAACTCGGGGTGCACCTAGAGGATGATTTAGCTTGGCCTCCACCAGCTCTGGCCACGGGTTATTTGAAACAGGAGTCTCAAGGGATGGCCTCTGCTCCACCAGGGACACCAAGCAAACAGTGGAACCATCTGGCCGAAGGGTGGTCACTCCTGGGTGTGGTTAGCTGTGAAGACCTAAGCTTAGAAAGTTGGAGTTTATCCCATAAACTTGCTCCTCTGGACTGTGGGGCAACCCCTGGTGACCTCCTGGATAGCCTTGGCTCTAACCTGGTCACCCTGCCATTGATCTCCAGCCTGCACGTAGAAGAATGA
- the Smim35 gene encoding small integral membrane protein 35: MLESLEIRSEDSISTLGMILGVGLSLLLVSILGYSLAKWYQRGYCWDGPNFVFNLYQIRNLKDLEVGPPFTISGHMSSPDGGYMKFSNDRV, encoded by the exons ATGTTAGAATCTTTGGAGATCAGAA GCGAAGACTCCATCAGCACATTGGGCATGATCCTTGGAGTGGGACTCTCACTGCTACTCGTGTCCATCCTAGGCTACAGTTTAGCCAAATGGTACCAGCGCGGGTACTGCTGGGACG GGCCTAACTTTGTCTTCAACTTATACCAAATCCG GAACCTGAAGGACTTGGAGGTGGGACCACCCTTCACCATCAGCGGCCACATGAGCAGTCCAGATGGCGGCTACATGAAGTTCTCCAATGACAGAGTCTGA